DNA sequence from the Pseudoxanthomonas sp. genome:
GCTGGCCAGCGTGTCCCACCTGGGCGACGCGCCCAAGCTGGACCAGCTGATCGGCGTGATCAAGGTGATGCTGGACGCCTACACCGAAGGCAAGCTGGACCGCGTGTTCGTCGTCTACAACGACTTCGTCAACACCATGACCCAGCGCGCCGCGTTCGACCAGTTGCTGCCGCTGCCCGCGTCGGAGACGCAGGTCGCGCACCACGACTGGGACTACATCTACGAACCCGATGCCGAGACCGTGCTCGACCACGTGATCACGCGCTACATCGAGTCGCTGGTGTACCAGGCCGTGCTGGAGAACATCGCGTCCGAGCATGCGGCGCGCATGGTGGCCATGAAGGCAGCCAGCGACAACGCCAGCAAGCTCATCGGTACCCTGCAGCTGGTCTACAACAAGGCCCGTCAGGCGGCGATCACCCAGGAAATTTCCGAAATCGTCGGCGGCGCGGCGGCGGTGTAAGAGCCGTGATTGGTGATTGGTGAATCGTGATTCGTAAGAGCTGCGCAGCGCGCTTCGACGAGTCACCCATCACGAATCACGAATCACCACGTAATCCAACGGGCGGCCCAGCCGCACAACCGAACAAGTTAAATCGGAGCAGCAAACATGAGTCAGGGCAAGATCGTTCAGATCATCGGCGCGGTGGTTGACGTCGAATTCGCGCGCAACGAAGTGCCGAAGGTGTACGACGCGCTGAAGGTGGAGAACACCGCCATCACGCTGGAAGTGCAGCAGCAGCTCGGCGACGGCGTCGTGCGCACCATCGCCCTCGGTTCCACCGACGGCCTGAAGCGCAACCTGGTGGCCGTGAACACCGACAAGGCCATCTCGGTGCCGGTCGGCGCGGGCACGCTGGGCCGCATCATGGACGTGCTGGGCAACCCGATCGACGAAGCCGGTCCGGTGCAGGCCTCCGACCATTGGGAAATCCACCGGTCGGCCCCGTCGTACGAAGACCAGTCCTCGGCCACCGACCTGCTGGAGACCGGCATCAAGGTCATCGACCTGATGTGCCCGTTCGCCAAGGGCGGCAAGGTCGGCCTGTTCGGCGGCGCCGGCGTGGGCAAGACCGTCAACATGATGGAACTGATCAACAACATCGCCAAGGCGCACTCGGGTCTGTCCGTGTTCGCCGGCGTGGGCGAGCGTACCCGCGAGGGCAACGACTTCTACCACGAGATGAAGGACTCCAACGTCCTCGACAAGGTGGCGATGGTGTACGGGCAGATGAACGAGCCGCCGGGCAACCGCCTGCGCGTCGCGCTGACCGGCCTGACCATGGCCGAGTACTTCCGCGACGAGAAGGACGCGTCCGGCAAGGGCAAGGACGTGCTGCTGTTCGTCGACAACATCTACCGCTATACGCTGGCCGGTACCGAAGTGTCGGCGCTGCTCGGCCGCATGCCGTCGGCCGTGGGTTACCAGCCGACGCTGGCCGAGGAAATGGGCGTGCTGCAGGAGCGCATCACCTCGACCAAGACCGGTTCGATCACCTCGATCCAGGCCGTGTACGTGCCCGCGGACGACCTGACCGATCCGTCGCCGGCCACCACGTTCGCCCACCTGGACGCGACCGTCGTGCTGAGCCGCAACATCGCGTCGCTGGGTATCTACCCGGCCGTGGACCCGCTGGACTCGACCAGCCGCCAGCTGGACCCGAACGTCATCGGCCACGAGCACTACGACACCGCGCGCCGCGTGCAGGCCACGCTGCAGAAGTACAAGGAACTGAAGGACATCATCGCCATCCTCGGCATGGACGAGCTGTCCGAAGAAGACAAGCAGGCCGT
Encoded proteins:
- the atpG gene encoding F0F1 ATP synthase subunit gamma, coding for MAGGREIKTKIKSVQNTRKVTRALEMVSASKIRKAQDRMKTSRPYARAMKQVIGHLAQANTDYQHPFMVERQDVKRVGFIIVSSDRGLAGGLNNNLFRKMLGEIRQWNEKGVEVDVVTIGQKASVYFRRVKVNMLASVSHLGDAPKLDQLIGVIKVMLDAYTEGKLDRVFVVYNDFVNTMTQRAAFDQLLPLPASETQVAHHDWDYIYEPDAETVLDHVITRYIESLVYQAVLENIASEHAARMVAMKAASDNASKLIGTLQLVYNKARQAAITQEISEIVGGAAAV
- the atpD gene encoding F0F1 ATP synthase subunit beta; the protein is MSQGKIVQIIGAVVDVEFARNEVPKVYDALKVENTAITLEVQQQLGDGVVRTIALGSTDGLKRNLVAVNTDKAISVPVGAGTLGRIMDVLGNPIDEAGPVQASDHWEIHRSAPSYEDQSSATDLLETGIKVIDLMCPFAKGGKVGLFGGAGVGKTVNMMELINNIAKAHSGLSVFAGVGERTREGNDFYHEMKDSNVLDKVAMVYGQMNEPPGNRLRVALTGLTMAEYFRDEKDASGKGKDVLLFVDNIYRYTLAGTEVSALLGRMPSAVGYQPTLAEEMGVLQERITSTKTGSITSIQAVYVPADDLTDPSPATTFAHLDATVVLSRNIASLGIYPAVDPLDSTSRQLDPNVIGHEHYDTARRVQATLQKYKELKDIIAILGMDELSEEDKQAVSRARKIERFFSQPFHVAEVFTGSPGKYVSLKDTIRGFKAIVDGEYDHLPEQAFYMVGGIEEAVEKAKKLAEKA